The Ancylobacter sp. WKF20 genome contains a region encoding:
- a CDS encoding LysR family transcriptional regulator, with amino-acid sequence MRREDLVDLNAFLAVAEEKSFTRAAARLGTSQSALSYTVRRLEAQLGVRLLTRTTRSVAPTEAGERLVETLRPALESIELQLSSLGELREKPAGTIRITTSEHATETVLWPALEKLLPKYPDINVELSIDSSLTDIVTERFDAGVRLGEALAKDMVAVRIGPELRMAIVGSPAYFENHPIPQTPHDLSNHKCINLRMLSAGGLYAWELEKDGREIRVRVDGRLTFNNVNAIIRAAVAGFGLGFVMEDRVEAHLADGSLIRVLDSWCPSFPGYHLYYPSRRQPSAAFSVLVDALRYRG; translated from the coding sequence ATGCGGCGCGAGGATCTGGTTGACCTGAACGCTTTCCTTGCTGTCGCGGAAGAAAAGAGCTTCACGCGCGCCGCCGCCCGCCTGGGCACGTCGCAGTCGGCACTCAGCTACACGGTCCGCAGGCTGGAGGCGCAGCTCGGAGTCCGTCTTCTGACCCGCACCACACGGAGCGTGGCCCCGACCGAGGCTGGCGAACGGCTTGTCGAGACCCTGCGGCCTGCCTTGGAAAGCATAGAACTCCAGCTGTCGTCGTTAGGCGAGTTGCGGGAGAAACCTGCAGGAACCATCCGCATCACGACATCGGAACACGCGACCGAAACGGTATTGTGGCCGGCGCTCGAAAAGCTTCTCCCCAAATATCCAGACATCAACGTAGAGCTGAGCATCGATTCCAGCCTGACGGACATCGTAACGGAACGTTTTGATGCCGGCGTGCGCCTCGGCGAGGCCCTTGCCAAAGATATGGTTGCTGTCCGCATCGGCCCGGAATTGCGAATGGCGATTGTGGGATCTCCCGCATATTTCGAAAATCATCCTATTCCTCAGACACCTCACGACCTCTCCAATCACAAATGCATAAACCTTCGCATGTTAAGCGCCGGCGGACTTTATGCCTGGGAACTTGAGAAGGACGGCCGTGAAATACGGGTGCGCGTCGACGGGAGACTAACCTTCAACAATGTGAATGCGATCATAAGGGCAGCGGTTGCCGGATTTGGCCTCGGCTTCGTCATGGAAGATCGTGTCGAGGCGCATTTGGCGGATGGAAGCCTCATACGCGTCCTGGACAGCTGGTGCCCGTCTTTTCCAGGCTATCATCTCTATTACCCAAGCCGCCGCCAGCCATCGGCGGCCTTTTCCGTGCTGGTGGATGCCCTTCGCTATCGGGGGTGA
- a CDS encoding 2Fe-2S iron-sulfur cluster-binding protein, with protein sequence MAKLNINGRTVDIDVEDDTPLLWVIREQVGLTGTKYGCGVGQCGACTVHLDGVATRSCVLPIGAVTEDQKIVTIEGLGADKPHPVQQAWAELDVAQCGYCQVGMVMAAASLIAQNPSPTDEDIRADITNICRCGTYPRVLAGVKLAAERMAANKG encoded by the coding sequence ATGGCAAAACTGAACATCAATGGCCGGACGGTCGATATCGATGTCGAGGACGACACCCCCCTCCTCTGGGTGATCCGGGAGCAGGTCGGCCTCACGGGTACAAAATACGGCTGCGGCGTCGGGCAATGCGGGGCCTGCACCGTGCATCTGGACGGCGTGGCGACACGCTCCTGTGTCTTGCCGATCGGTGCGGTGACCGAAGATCAGAAGATCGTCACCATTGAGGGCCTCGGCGCCGACAAGCCCCATCCAGTCCAGCAAGCCTGGGCCGAGTTGGACGTCGCCCAGTGCGGCTACTGCCAGGTGGGCATGGTCATGGCTGCGGCGTCGCTGATCGCGCAGAATCCCAGCCCGACCGACGAGGATATCCGGGCGGACATCACCAATATCTGCCGGTGTGGCACCTATCCGCGCGTGCTGGCCGGCGTGAAGCTCGCCGCCGAACGCATGGCCGCGAACAAAGGTTGA
- a CDS encoding molybdopterin cofactor-binding domain-containing protein — MHPVMDQPLPEASPAKAALSRRGFLAGVGAAAGAFTLGFSLPLPGRALAQSGASEVNAWVVIQPDETVILRIARIEMGQGSLTGLAQLLAEELECNWDNVRFELVKPGQNKSRANAWGTQSTGGSRAIRGSHEYVRKGGATARAMLVGAAAKQWGVPTDQCTVSKGVISHAQSGRSTTYGAVAGAANGMTPPTDIRLKDPKDWTIAGRSVKRLDTADKLDGSLIYGVDYTMPGMLVAVPKACPVHGGKLKSFDASAVANRRGVKHVLKVDDETVAVVADTFWHAKTALEALPIEWDEGPNAAVSSEQIAALLREGLSADTPYVGNRAGDAKAVLAKATRLIEADYGFPYQNHAPMEVLAATVRWTPERCDVWGPTQVPEAALATVSAAAALPPEACEIHVMRIGGSFGRRLQTDYLRLATLIAKQVPNTPVKMMWTREEDMVQGRFHPVTQCRLRGSLDAQGNVEALHMRIAGQSIAIYAYPSAMTANGDPFVFQGLLPDGTEMAIGYTFPNVLIDYAMRNPHIRPGAWRGVNLNQNAVYLECFIDELAHAVQQDPLVFRRKLMANHPKHLAVLEAAAKGIGWETSKPPEGVYRGLAQVMGFGSYVAAAAEVSVNKGQLKIHRIVAATDPGHVVNPQQVEAQVAGSFVYGLSAMLYGECTVKDGRIEQENFDTYNVMRLDEMPEVTVIPMPSGGFWGGVGEPTIAVAAPAVLNAIFAATGKRVRQLPLKNMDLNMT; from the coding sequence ATGCATCCCGTCATGGATCAGCCCCTTCCCGAGGCGTCGCCAGCCAAGGCAGCGCTTTCTCGCCGTGGCTTTCTCGCCGGCGTCGGTGCCGCCGCGGGCGCGTTCACATTGGGCTTTTCGCTTCCGCTACCGGGCCGCGCCCTGGCGCAAAGCGGTGCGTCAGAGGTCAATGCGTGGGTGGTCATCCAGCCGGACGAGACCGTGATCCTGAGGATCGCGCGGATCGAGATGGGCCAAGGATCGCTTACGGGTCTCGCCCAGCTTCTGGCCGAGGAGCTGGAATGCAACTGGGACAATGTGCGCTTCGAACTGGTGAAGCCCGGGCAGAACAAGAGCCGCGCCAATGCCTGGGGCACCCAGTCTACGGGCGGCTCGCGGGCGATCCGCGGCTCCCATGAATATGTTCGCAAGGGCGGCGCGACCGCGCGCGCCATGCTTGTGGGCGCGGCGGCGAAGCAGTGGGGTGTGCCCACCGACCAATGCACCGTCTCCAAGGGCGTCATCAGCCATGCCCAAAGCGGCCGCTCGACAACCTACGGGGCGGTGGCCGGGGCCGCTAACGGTATGACCCCGCCCACGGATATCCGCCTCAAGGATCCCAAAGACTGGACCATTGCCGGTCGTTCAGTGAAGCGGCTCGACACCGCCGACAAGCTCGATGGTTCGCTGATCTACGGCGTCGATTACACGATGCCCGGCATGCTGGTGGCGGTGCCGAAGGCGTGTCCCGTCCATGGCGGCAAGCTGAAGAGCTTCGACGCCTCCGCCGTCGCAAACAGGCGTGGCGTGAAGCATGTTCTCAAGGTTGACGATGAGACCGTCGCCGTTGTCGCCGACACGTTCTGGCACGCCAAGACCGCGCTTGAAGCCCTGCCCATCGAGTGGGATGAGGGCCCGAACGCGGCGGTCTCAAGCGAGCAGATCGCCGCCCTGCTGCGGGAGGGGCTTTCGGCCGACACTCCTTATGTCGGTAACCGCGCCGGAGATGCGAAGGCAGTCCTTGCCAAGGCGACGCGGCTCATCGAGGCCGATTACGGTTTCCCCTACCAGAACCATGCCCCCATGGAGGTGCTGGCCGCGACAGTGCGGTGGACGCCGGAGCGGTGCGATGTGTGGGGACCGACCCAGGTCCCCGAGGCTGCCCTCGCCACCGTCTCTGCCGCTGCGGCCTTGCCGCCCGAAGCGTGCGAAATCCACGTGATGCGCATCGGCGGCAGCTTCGGTCGGCGCCTGCAGACCGATTATCTGCGCCTTGCGACGCTGATCGCCAAGCAAGTCCCCAACACGCCCGTCAAGATGATGTGGACGCGTGAAGAGGACATGGTGCAGGGGCGCTTTCATCCCGTCACCCAGTGCCGGCTGCGCGGGTCTCTCGACGCCCAGGGCAATGTCGAGGCGCTCCATATGCGCATCGCCGGCCAGTCCATCGCGATCTACGCCTATCCCTCGGCCATGACGGCCAATGGGGATCCGTTTGTGTTTCAGGGCCTGCTGCCCGATGGCACCGAGATGGCCATCGGCTACACCTTCCCGAACGTTCTGATTGATTACGCCATGCGCAATCCGCACATCCGGCCGGGGGCCTGGCGCGGCGTCAATCTCAACCAGAACGCCGTCTATCTGGAATGCTTCATTGACGAACTGGCCCATGCTGTGCAGCAGGACCCGCTGGTGTTCCGCCGCAAGCTGATGGCCAACCACCCCAAGCATCTGGCCGTTCTTGAAGCTGCGGCCAAGGGCATTGGCTGGGAGACCAGCAAGCCGCCCGAGGGGGTCTACCGCGGTCTTGCCCAGGTCATGGGTTTCGGCAGCTACGTCGCGGCGGCGGCGGAAGTGTCCGTGAATAAAGGCCAGCTCAAGATCCACCGCATCGTAGCGGCGACCGATCCCGGTCATGTGGTGAACCCGCAACAGGTCGAGGCACAGGTCGCCGGCTCTTTCGTCTACGGGCTTTCCGCCATGCTCTATGGGGAATGCACGGTGAAGGACGGACGCATCGAGCAGGAGAATTTCGACACCTACAATGTGATGCGTCTCGACGAGATGCCCGAAGTCACGGTGATCCCCATGCCGTCGGGCGGCTTCTGGGGCGGGGTTGGCGAACCGACCATCGCCGTTGCCGCGCCCGCAGTTCTCAACGCGATCTTCGCCGCGACGGGAAAACGGGTACGTCAGCTTCCGTTGAAGAATATGGACTTGAACATGACCTGA
- a CDS encoding response regulator — MSSHTDDALPSRILIVEDDREIAAMLVELVTGAGLAARTVLSGRDMDRLLKQQSFDLIVLDAMLPGEDGFSICRRLRAAGPVPILMLTALGEDIDRILGLELGADDYVTKPFNSRELLARIKALLRRASYAAPAVSRGAVMVFAGWRLDPIARSVHDPDGVEISMTTAEFDILHAFCSHPGQVMTRDQLLALTHAGIAGPVQRSIDVHVSRVRQKIEPSVKEPTLIKTVRLGGYLFTPVVERQ, encoded by the coding sequence ATGTCGTCGCATACCGACGACGCTCTGCCTTCGCGCATCCTGATCGTCGAAGACGACCGGGAGATCGCGGCGATGCTGGTCGAACTCGTGACGGGAGCCGGGCTTGCCGCCCGCACCGTCCTTTCCGGCCGCGACATGGACCGTCTTCTCAAGCAGCAATCGTTCGATCTCATCGTGCTCGACGCCATGCTCCCCGGCGAGGACGGTTTCAGTATCTGCCGACGATTGCGGGCCGCAGGGCCGGTGCCCATACTCATGCTGACCGCCCTTGGCGAGGACATCGACCGCATACTGGGTCTCGAACTCGGCGCCGATGACTATGTCACCAAGCCGTTCAACTCCCGCGAGCTTCTGGCCCGGATCAAGGCGCTTCTGCGCCGCGCCTCCTATGCCGCCCCGGCGGTGTCGCGCGGCGCGGTGATGGTCTTTGCCGGCTGGCGGCTGGACCCCATCGCGCGCAGCGTCCACGATCCCGACGGGGTAGAGATTTCGATGACCACCGCCGAATTCGACATACTGCACGCCTTCTGCTCGCATCCCGGTCAGGTCATGACCCGCGACCAGCTTCTGGCGCTGACCCATGCGGGCATCGCCGGCCCGGTCCAGCGGAGCATCGACGTGCATGTGAGCCGCGTCCGGCAGAAAATCGAGCCCAGCGTCAAGGAGCCCACGCTGATCAAGACCGTGCGCCTCGGCGGCTATCTCTTCACGCCGGTTGTCGAACGGCAATGA